The following DNA comes from Lentibacillus sp. Marseille-P4043.
GTTCAGGTATTTCTTCAATAATTTTAAGCAATCGCTGTTTGGCCGTATTCATGTTGTCATTCACCTCTTCCATGAATAGTTTAACTTTATTATATCACCGATGGTTACTAAAAACTATATACAGAACCGCTCAGACACGGTTTTGATAACCTTTTTTTAATGTTTAAAACAAATTATTCAATGTGATACCTCCATAAGTTACCAGGTCAGTCCCTTTTTCTTAGCATCTGCATCTAAACCTGCTCCAATTGCTACACCAAGGTCCATTCCAAGTGGTAAGCCTAGTTCAATTCAAAGGTTGAGTTCTTTTATCTTACAATCAATGTTATATAGCCAAAATAGAAGACCAAATCATTACGTGATTTGGTCTTCTAATTGGTATATCATTTTGAGGGTCTTATTTTTTGATGGGATAGTTAAATTGCCTGCACGTTAAAAAATACCTCCCCACCACAGGGAGGTATTTACATTAATACATTGCCGCAATTTCTTTTTGCAATTTCTGATCCTGCACATACTCATCATAGCTCATTTCTTTATCAATAATGCCATTCGGTGTAATTTCAATTAAGCGATTGGCAATACTTTGAATGAATTGATGGTCATGAGATGTAAAGAGAATCGAGCCTTTAAATTTAATCAGTCCATTATTCAATGCAGTAATTGATTCTAGGTCCAAATGGTTTGTTGGTTCATCTAATAGCAATACGTTGGCATGACTTAACATCATTTTGGATAGCATGCAGCGAACCTTTTCCCCACCGGATAATACGCTTGCTTTTTTCAATGCCTCTTCACCGGAAAACAGCATTCTGCCCAAAAATCCGCGTAAGAAAGTTTCTGTTTCGTCTTCAGGTGAATATTGGCGCAACCAGTCTACTAATGGCAGGTCATTGTTTTCGAAGTACTCCGAGTTATCTTTTGGAAAGTACGATTGGGAAGTGGTGACACCCCATTTGTATGTTCCAGCGTCAGGCTCCATTTCACCCATGAGAATTTTAAATAGCGTTGTTTTGGCGATATCATCTTTGCCGACAAATGCTACTTTATCATCTTTATTGATGGTAAAGCTGACATTATCCAATACCTTTTGATCCCCAACCGTTTTTGTCAAACCTTCGACGCGAAGTAAGTCATTCCCAATTTCACGGCCCGGTGTAAAAGCAATATAAGGATATTTTCGTGATGAAGGTTTAATATCGTCTAGTGTAATGCTATCTAACAGCTTTTTACGTGACGTTGCTTGCTTCGATTTGGAAGCATTGGCACTAAACCTAGCGATAAACGCCTGTAATTCATTGATTTTTTCTTCTTTTTTCTTATTTGCTTCTTGTGCCATTTGTAAAGCAAGCTGACTTGATTCATACCAAAAATCGTAATTGCCAATATAAATTTGGATTTTTCCATAGTCTACATCTGCAATATGTGTACATACCTTATTTAAAAAGTGTCTGTCATGGGAAACAACGATAACGGTATTTTCAAAGTTAATTAGGAATTCCTCTAACCACTGAATTGCTTGAATATCCAATCCGTTTGTTGGCTCATCAAGTAATAAAATATCCGGATTGCCAAAAAGCGCTTGGGCAAGCAGGACTTTTACCTTTTGATCTCCAGCCAAATCAGCCATTTTCATTGTGTGAAGCGGCTCATCAATTCCTAAACCTTTTAATAAAACGGCAGCATCTGATTCAGCTTCCCAACCATTCATTTCCGCAAATTCGCCTTCAAGCTCAGCAGCACGCATGCCATCTTCTTCGGAAAAGTCCGCTTTCATATAGATCGCATCTTTTTCTTGTTTTACCTTATATAAACGTTCATGTCCCATCAAAACAGTATCTAAAACTTGATAATCTTCATATGCGAAATGGTCCTGTTTTAATACAGCCATTCGTTCTCCTGGAGATAGGGAGACATTTCCGGATTGGGCTTCCACCTCACCGGATAAAACTTTCAAGAATGTTGATTTTCCCGCACCATTTGCTCCGATCATGCCATAGCAATTTCCATGCGTGAATTTTAAATTAACGTCTTCAAATAATTTCTTATCTCCATATCGTAAACTGACATTTGTAACAGTTATCATGTATGTTCCTCCAAAAAAATAGTAATCAAGGCTAGCTTACGGGAATTATAGGGTTTCGTCAATCCAAATCATGCATATAATGAAGAAATTGTATGTAAACTCATTTTAAAAGATGGTTTTTTAATGATAAATATTGGGCACAAGGATTTACTTATTTCCTCATTTGCCCGAACTTCAGAAGGTATATTTACAAGAATAACTTGTGAATGAATCACTTTTTCAGTAAAATTTTTAGTGTAGTGCCTATTTTCGCATATTTATTCTTAAAAAGGACTATATTTTTTTAGGAAAATATGTAACAATTAATCAACACTACATTTTCTAGCTTTAGCGATCAGCTATCCTTGTTAAATTAAGTTAACGGAGGAGAACAATATGGGAGAGAGAACGATCTATTTTCTCTTTACGGATACAGGTACTTATCTAGCCCGTGCGATTAATTATTGCACGAAGCAATCATTGAATCACGTATCCATTTCGTTTGATCATGATTTGAGAGAAGTATATAGCTTCGGGAGAAAACGACCTAAAAATCCATTTATCGGTGGATTTGTCAAAGAAGATATTCGCAGTGATTTTCTTAAAGAATCAAGTTGTGCAGTATATGCATATCAGCTGTCTGCGGACGATTGCGAAAAGATACAGGAGAAAATAAAGGAAATTGAGGCGCAAAAGAACAATTACAAGTATAATTTCCTTGGTCTAATTGGGGTTTTGCTAAGAATTGAAATTGAACGGGAAAATGCCTTGTTTTGCTCACAGTTTGTTGCAACGGTTCTACGAGAAACTGAAGCTTTTCAAGTAACAAAGCCACCTTGTTTCGTTACACCAGCAGATATCCGAAATCATGTTGGTCTAAAATTAATATACCAAGGGAAACTAGGGGATTATCAGCAGTGTATGCAAGTAACCGAACGCAGATTAATTAAAGGAGAACAATCGTTAACAAAGCAATCATTTATCTATTTACTTTCTGAAAAAGTTAAACGTTTTGTCATCCGGTAGAAGAACCATTCACATTGTTGTGAGTGGTTCTTTTCTTATGGAGGTTTTATAAAGGAATGTGTTTTTGCTTCCCTCGGGCGGATGTTCTCGCTTTTGGGTCGATGTTTTCGTTCTCGGGTTGATGTTTCCGCACACAGGTCGATGTTCTCGCTCTCGGGTCGATGTTTCCTCGTTCACACGCTGATGCTTCTCCCTGTCCCCGAGTAACTTTTGGATACGGAAGATGCTGTTTAGCAGTTTTAAGTCTATGAAAGCGTAAAAATAGTGAGCGTGACCAAAGCACACTCACTATTAATAAAACTTACCCAATTCAATGCCTAATGTCTCATAAGGGACTTTAATTTTAAAAGCTAAATCATTAGCACCTAAATCAAAGCGTTCGATACTTACATGAAAGTTACTTTTGATATCCATTTCATTAACCGCTACATATATTTCTTCGTCTTTTGGATTGACTGTTACCCATTCAGGCATTGGCAAATATTTTTTCATGTATTTCATTATTGTTTGATTTGGTAACTCCAATAAGCCGATTGAAATCGAATTTTGTTTTAGGATGACATTTCCATTATCTTGGACGATTGGTTCCAAATGAACGGAGAGTGGAACCGTGGTTGAAAAAGCTGGCAGTTCCCCAATTAAATGTACATCATCTTCAAGCGAGATCTTGTAGTTATGCGCTGAGTCGTTTAGCAGTTTATCAATATAGGCATTAACCAATTCATTTAGATTCTCTTTCGTTGTACGTACAACAAATTCAGAGCTCTCCTGTGTGGCCTGCGTCTTTGAGTCAGGCACCGCTGTTTCGGAGACGGGCCAAAAGATGAACAAGGCTAGTAAACCGATAATGACCACATTAATTGTGAGCAAGCTATAAAATAATCGTTTCCATTTATTTTTTTGTGGTTTATTTGTCTTATGTTCCGTCATAATAAATAGCTCACCTTTCTATAAGGTATTCCAGCACTCGCTTTGCCATTAGTTGATAGCCATGTGTATTTGGATGAAAATTATCTTCGGCAAACAAATCAACATCGCTATTCGCGAACAGATCTATTGTCGGTATAAACGTAACATTTTCATACTCCTTTGTAACATTTTTACCGGTTGTATTCCATTCTTTAACAATGGTGCCAAGTTCTTTGATTTCCGGAAAATACTTTGCAAATGGGTTATAAAAGCCTAATAAATAAATATTGGCATCAGGATTTAATTCTGTTACTTTGTCAAAAATCTTAGTTAGCCGTTGCTTATAATTATCGCGCTCCTGGGCAAAATCTTTATATGACAAATTGGTGAAGTTCTCTTTCAATACTTTCATAATATCATTTGCCCCAATTGTAATGGCAATTATATCTGCTTCATTGATGGACGAGGAAATTTCCGGCTTGTCGAGGCGTTTTAGCAATTGATCAGAACGATTTCCGCGCTTGCCGTAATTCTCAAACTCTACCAATTGGTTCTTTTTATTAAGGCTTTTATTTAAAATTCCTACATAACCACCATCACCTGTTGTATCACCAACACCTTGTGTCAGGGAATCACCAATCGCCACAAAATGCGTTTCTTTGTTTTTGAAATAATCGATTGTGTTTTTAACTGTATTCTCAACAAACGTTTTTAGTTGCCCGGAAACATTTTTACTTTCAGGATCTTCCTTCTCATCTTGCTCCACAGTAGCCTCATCGTTTTTTTCTGGAGGGGCTTCTTGGTTTGAAGATGTTGGTTTGTTGGTTGTATCGTTTGAAGGTGATTCAGGGTCGGTAAATATAAAAAAGGCGGCAATGCCAAGTAATAATAAAATAATGAAGCCAATCGTAATCTTTCGCTGCATGTCGATCACACCTATGCTGAGTTATCGTTATTATATATGAGGTTTTTTTATTATCTATGAAATCATTTTTATGGTAACTCAACTTTCGCACCAATAAAATAAGATCAAACATTTAGCTGAGTCAAACTTGGAACGTTTCTAATAATTGCCTTGTCAACCTTGGTAAATATAAAGACTGTTAAAATTGGGACTGCGATTACTCGCCCCATTGAAAACATTTGTTGATTTATATACAAAATGCGATGTAAATAAGAAATTGCTCCCTCGCCGTTCCGGAAATACACTTCGCTTTCCGGGGGCGGCTGCTGAGCCTCCTCGAGCTACCGCTCTGCGGGGTCTCACCGATGCCTTTCCTCCCCCAGGAGTCTCCGCGTATTTCCTCCACTGGTATCGCATTTACTACCATTAATCGTGGTAGTATGTGTTCTATCAAATCACATCCTACCGCGTCACTAGTCTGGGTGAGTGGAGGGTGGTGACTCCAGCGGGAATAGCACGTGTCCGAAGACCCCGCAGAGTGGTTTTCTCGAGGAGGCTGAGGCCGTGCCCGCGGAAAGCATCCACCCGGAGCGATCCCGGACGTCGGGAAATGCGCGTACTTATAGAAAAAGTCAACTTGAGCAGTGAATCTCCATCCTTCCTCATTTTATCAAGGCTTATTTGTCCATTTCACGCTGCGAAAGTTGAGATGGTAATAAATGATTTACTTTTTATTCTTTCAATATTATATGCTTACCCTTTTTCATAGGCAAGTATATCATGTGATTTCATTTCAATTGTTTTACATTCTTATTAATAATGTATGCGAATTATACTAGCGGTGGTGCGCGACCGGGGAAGGGGAAACGAAAAGTGGCTAAACAACATTTCTGCTGTTTAGCCAGATTGGTTCATTGTGTTATGGGAAGGCTAGCACTGTTTCATTGGTTTTCATGCTGCTTTTCTGCTGTTTCCAAATCTGACAGAAGTCTTCCAACATCGCACTTGCAGTAGGAAATGAACCAGCGCCTGGTCCTGCTAGGGTTAATGGTCCAACAATATCTGTTTCTATGTGAATGGCGTTGTTAACACCTTCGATTGCATATAGTGGATGGCTCTCCGGTATTGCGATAGGTTCGATTTTAGCATGTATGCTGTTATTTACCAGCTTAATTTCTGCAACGTGTTTTATGCGTTGCTTGGTTCGTGCCTGACTTCTATGCATTTCTGGTTTAATATCTGTAATACCCGTTCGTTTGACCGTTTTCCATGCTGGCTGTTTGTTGAAAATAAGCTCACATAGGATCATGAGTTTATAAAAAGCATCATACCCTTCAATGTCATTTGTTGGATCGGCTTCCGCGTAACCTGCATTTTGTGCTTGCCTTAACGCATTTGGAAAAGAAGTACCCAATTCCCTCATTTCCGTCAAAATGTAATTTGATGTCCCATTTAGGATCGCCTGTACGCTATGGATACGATTGATGTTAAGCAATTTCTGGATTGTTTGGATGATCGGGATTCCACCAGCTGTTGTAGCATCAAACCCAATATTTACGTGATGGGCTGCTGCAAGGTCCTTTAATTCCATTCCGTGTGTTGCGAACATTTCCTTATTAGCAGTAATCACGTGTTTGCCAGCTTTTATACATTGTGCTAAATAGGTATGTGCTGGTTCTTTACCAACAATTGCTTCAAAAACAACATCAATATTTGGATCTGTGATAACAGCGTTAATATCTGTTGTAACATGGATGTTCTGTGCGATTTTAACATGCTTTTTCGGGTGTTCTATTACAATAGTAGTTACTTGAACAGGATTACCAACAATTTGTTGCAAACGATGCTGCTGTTTTTGAATCGTTTCATAAACACCACTTCCGACTGTACCAAAACCAAGGATGGCAACAGACAATGTCTTCATGAATGTGTACCTCCCGTTCTTGTGATTTAATTGTCCTTTTTACACCTCAACAGTTTCTTGCACTGTCGCGTTTGCTCGTAAGCGGACAAATTCATCATAAGGATTTAATTTCGTGATGACCTTGATGCCTGCAGCTTTGGCATTTTCTACTGTTTGATCAGATACGGCCGGATTTTCAACCCAGAGTATTTTCCCTTGTTTGTTGATGAATTGTTCGATTGTACCTGATGGTAATGTACCTTCAGCCAACCAGACGGCATCAATGTCAAATGGAACATCGCTAAGCTTTGTGTACTTTTCCTGACTGTTTGTTTGTTCTTGGTTGGAAATCGGGACAATTTGATAGCCCAATTGTTTTAGCTTAGTAGCATTTTCATATGGATTGTTAGTTTCATTGCCGATTACCGCAATGACTTTCTTTCTGATATTCCCTGCATCACGGGCGAAAGGGGAAGAAAGCAGCCATTTTACAGCGTCTTCGTTTGTTTCACTGAATAAGGCTTTGTGATCTGTTGCCTTGGCAATTGCCTGATCCAGGTCAACTAAAATATCATGAACCCGTTCAATACCAATGGATAGACGTACAAGCTCCTCTGTAACACCGCTCTTTTGTAAATCTGCCGGGCTTAATTGTTGGTGTGTCGTTGAAGCTGGATGAATAATTAATGACTTCGCATCGCCAACATTTGCTACGTGTGACCAGATTGAAATGCTGTCAATTAATTTTCTTCCCGCCTCACGTCCTCCTTTAATACCAAATGTAATAATGGAGCCAAAGCCATTCTGTAAATATTTTTTGGCTAATTGATGTGATGGGTGACTGGCTAAACCAGGATAATTAATCCACTCAACGGCTGGATTGTTCTGTAAATATGTCGCAACTTCTTCAGCATTTTTATTGTGGCGTTCCACGCGTAAATGCAATGTTTCCAGCCCTTGTAATAGTAAAAATGCATCCTGTGGGCTTAGGCATGCACCAATATCACGCAAGAGCTGGACGCGTAATTTTGTTGCAAAGGCTGCCGGGCCAATGTCAGCATAGCGAATACCGTGATAACTTTCATCTGGCTCGGTAAACCCTGGGAATTTCTCATTATCCCAATTAAACCGCCCGCCATCAACAACGATTCCGCCGATGGTTGTTCCGTGCCCGCCAATCCATTTCGTTGCAGAATGTACAACAATATCAGCACCCCAGGTTATTGGCCGGGTAATATACGGTGTTGCGAATGTGTTATCAACGATTAAGGGAATATCGTTTTCGTGTGCAATCGCTGCTACTGCCTCAACATCAAGTACGTTAAGGCTTGGATTTGTGATTATTTCACCAAAAACCGCTTTTGTTTTCGTTGTAATTGCATTGCGGATTTCTTCAAGATTAGTCCCATCAACGAATTTCACTGTGATTCCGTAGCGGGGCAATGTCGTTGCAAACAAGTTATAAGTTCCGCCATATAAATTGCTGTCAGCAACAATCTCGTCACCTGAACCAGCTAGATTTAAAATGGCCAATGTAATTGCAGACATTCCAGAAGATACACCAACAGCAGCTACACCATCTTCAAGCTGTGCCAAACGTTGTTCAAAGACATCAACAGTAGGATTACCGATTCGTGTATAAATGTTACCTGGTTCCGATAACGCAAATAAATTCTGGGCATGCTCCGTGTCGCGGAAGACGTATGATGTTGTTTGGTAAATTGGTACTGCACGTGATCCAGTTGTTGGATCTGGTTCCTGCCCCCCATGAAGTAATACGGTTTCTTGATCGTGAAAATGAAAGTTTGCCATAAATAATTCCTCCTTATGAATGTGGTGAAAACAAACGGTCAAATTGGATGGGAGAGGAGGGGTATATAAAAAAGCCCTCTTCCTAAGAAGAGGGCGTATCGTTTACCGTTCCTCCCCTTATCTTCCAGATCATCATTGACCTGTAGGATGTAGCACCTTTCACAGCTAGCGTACTAGCCTGATGGTTGCCGGGCTTCACAGGGCCTATTCCCTCCACCGCTCTTGATAAGAGATTAAAATATTTGAAAATTTAATTTAACAAGAATTATATACTGATTTCGATTGTTCGTCAACACCTTTTTTGGAAAGAATGTTTAAGTTGTTGCCCCTTTAATCCTGCAGTTGAATAAAAGTGCGACATTATCTGAGGCGATGATTGGCTCTTCCACCGCTACGGAAATATACTTCGCTTATCCCGTGATATGCTACAGAACCATTAAAGTAAATTGCGATAATCTCTTCTTCCATCAACTATTGCATAAATAATAATTGTCTGATCTGTCTCATTAATCTTATAAAAGACAAGATGCCTCTCAGCAATAACTACTCTAAATCCCTGCTTTTTTAAAACCGAATGTCTTGGCACACTTCCTGACTCTGGAAATTCCTGCAGACGATGGATTGCAGTTTCGATTGTATTCAGATACGAGAGTGCAATATCAACATCTCCGGAATCATCAGCAATATAAAATATAATATCACGGAGTTGTTCTTCTGCCTTATCCGTTCGTAATATTTTATACCTCATCTTCTTTCCTTTCCAGTAAAGATGCACGAAGATCATCAAATGAATTCTGTATGGGTGCTACTCGTTCATTTCTTACATCGTCCTCAGCATCTGCAAGTGTTCGTAGTAGTTCCAACTCCGATTTCATCTGATAATAATCTTGCAAACCAAGAACCGCTGTATCACCTCGTCCTTTTACGGTAATAATAACTGCATTCCTTGAATCTTTGCACTGCTTAGATATTTCATTGTAATGATTTCTTAAATCCGCTGATGGTCTAATTGCTTCCCCCATAGTGTCACCTCTTTCTAATTTTACCTTCATAGTCATATTGTATCATAAGGTGACTATTTATTAAATGCTTTCTTCCTTCAACTTTGATGTATCTCCATTTAACTTCCCCCCATATTCCAGACAATGGCCCTTATATACGACTATGGCGCTATTCCTTATTAGGGATAAGCGCCGTTTTGTGAAAGATGATGTTCAATAACAACTCCATCTGAATTTATTTCTATATTAATGCTCATCATTATAGAATACGTCTACTTCATAATGTTCTAAGTCATCTCCGGACAAATTGTTTTTCAAATAATTTTCAACTTCTGGTACATACGCTCCGGAATTACACTGCGCTTTCCGCGGGGCGGGAAATGCAAGTACTTATAAAAAGATCCCAACTTACTTCGCATTTTACATCTATTGTGTAACAAACAACTCTTGTTGATGCTTTGCTTAACTAGAGGCGCGCTTTTGTGATTTTTTTACAGGTCGGCGCTGTGCGGATCCCATGTAAATAATGAGGGCAACCCAAATTAATGAGAATGATAGCAAATGTGCCATTGAGAATTTTTCATGGTAGAGAAAGACACCAAGGATCAACATAATGGTTGGTGCGATATACTGCAGAAAGCCGACCATGGATAAAGGAATTTGTTTTGCCCCGCTTGCAAATAGTAAAAGTGGGACTGCTGTTGCAACACCCGCACCGATTAATAAAAGTGATGTACTAGTGAAGATGTTATTAAAAGCAAATGCACCATTCGGTATTGCTAGTAAATAAATAAGTGCAATTGGTGTTACAATTAATGTTTCAATTGCTAAGCCAAACATGGCGCTAATATCAACCGTTTTCTTCAGCAATCCGTACAAGCCAAAACTTACTGCCAATAGTAATGATACCCAAGGGAAAACGCCATAGCTTACAGTCAGGTTAATGACACCGATCCCAGCGATGACAAACGATAGTAACTGTTTTCGTGTTAACCTCTCCTTTAAAACAATAATTCCCAACAAAATACTGACAAGTGGGTTAATGTAATACCCTAAGCTCGCCTGGATAACATGATCATTATTTACCGCCCAAATATAAGTTAACCAGTTTATACTGATGACAATGGAGGCAAACGTAATTCCTATTAATTTCTTTTTGTCTTTTAAAATAACTTTACACTCTGCGAAAAATCCAGAACTTTTCCGTAAGAGTAAAATGACAACAACCATAAAAAGGAATGACCAGACAATTCGATGTGCAAGGATTTCACCAGCAGGCACATTGTTTACTAGTTTCCAGTAAATAGGTAAGAAGCCCCAAAGTAAATAAGCGAAGGCAGTGTAGATAATCCCCATTTTCTCTTCTGAACGATTCATATGTATTCCCCCGATCCTCTGATAAACGATTCAAATAAAGTAAGACAATTCTAGAAGTTTACTTAAAAAAATGCAATTAAGACGCCTGCACAATTTGGAAAACGCTTTCAATAGTAGCGAATTTCCGCTATGATAGAGATAGATAAACAGATTTAAAGGGGAGAATTGGGATGTCAAAAAAATACAGTAAGTTTGAAACATCGGTCATACATGAAGGGTACAATGCTAAAGACATGTTAGGCAGTTTAACAACACCATTATTCCAAACATCGACGTATACGTTTGATACAGCAGAACAAGGGGAACGCCGGTTTGCTGGGGATGAGGATGGTTATATTTATTCACGTTTAGGCAATCCAACGGTAAAAGTGTTAGAAGAGCGAATTGCTGCACTGGAAAATGGAGAACGTGGGCTGGCATTTGGTTCTGGAATGGCGGCTGTATCTGCTGTGTTAGTTGCGTTAACAAAAGCGAATGACCATATTGTCTGTTCATCAGGTCTTTACGGTTGTACGTTTGGATTATTAACTATGATGCAGGAAAAGTATCAAGTTACGCATGACTTTTCTCAGATGGAGACGAGTGAGGAGCTACGATCGTTAATTAAACCAGAAACAGCCTGTATATACGTGGAAACACCAATCAATCCAACGATGAAACTGATTGATTTGGAGATGGTTTCACAAGTTGCTAAGGAATTTGATATACCTGTTGTCGTTGATAATACATTTTCGTCTCCGTATTTACAACGCCCGATAGAGCTAGGGTGTGATGTGGTAATTCATAGTGCCACAAAATATATCGGTGGCCATGGAGATGTTGTTGCAGGACTAGTTGTTGGGAAGAAGGAATTTTTAGATTCCGTGCAAATGACGACACAAAAGGATATCGGTGGGATTATCTCACCATTTGATGCTTGGTTATTATTGCGCGGATTAAAAACGCTGCCAATCCGCCTTGATCGACACTGTGATAACGCCGAAAAGGTTTTTGAAAAGCTGCGTGTTCATCCCAAAGTAGCGAATGTTTACTACCCAAATGATACGTCACATCCGGATTATCCAATTAGGGAAAAACAGATGAAGCGTGGTGGGGGAGTCATTTCCTTTGAAATTAAGGGGACGAAGCAAGATGCCCAGAAAATGTTAAATGCATTATCCTTTCTAAAAATTGCGGTCAGTCTTGGTGATGCAGAGACATTAATCGAGCATCCAGCAACAATGACCCATGCGGTTATTCCAGAAGAATTCCGGCGCGATATGCGAATCACTGATCAATTAATTCGCTTATCTGTAGGATTGGAAGCATGGGAAGATATTTGGCATGATCTAGAACAAGCGTTAGATTCCATTTGATATCTTATTTTGCTACGAGGCCGTAAATGAAATCAACCTTTTATACGTATCTAAAAACAGTATTTTAATAAACCAGCCAGTTTAAAAATTAGAAGCCGCTCCACACACCGTATGGGGCGGCTTTTTATAATGGTTGAGTAGTTCTGTGCTGTTAAAAATAGGCTCATTTCGTATATTTTGATGCTTTTTAACCTCGTAATTGAATAAAATGCAACGGCTCTCCCGTCGTTTCGGGGCCATGTTTTTACTTTCGGGAAGATGTTTTCGCTCTGGCGCCGATGTTTTTGCTTTCGGGAAGATGTTTTCGCTCTGGCAACGATGTTCTCACTTTCGGAAAGATGTTTTCGCTCTGGCGCCGATGTTCTTACTTTCGGGAAGATGTTTTCGCTCTGGCGCCGATGTTCTTACTTTCGGGAAGATGTTTTCGCTCTAGCGCTGATGTTTCTGCACTCGGGTTGATGTTCCAGAGAAAACGCCACGAAAGAGAACTTTCACTGTATCGCATTTTACATCCTTTGTGTCAAAAACAACAATCTTTATAAAACAGTCTAAAAATAATTATGATCGTTTTTCCTAATTGCTTTGCATATGTGATGGTTTCCAAGGAATGCTAACATCAATAATGTCCACGTTTGTCCGCATTTAGGATAGGTTCGTTTCGGAAATTATGTTCTTGTTTTTTACAACTACTGGTATACAATAGGAAGTTAGAGGAACTTTAGTTGGAATTATATGCTATATTAGATTTTGGAATGCAAAAATGGTATGTTCTGGGAGGAAGGAGAGGGTCTCTGTGGTTTTCGTCCCCTATTTTGTAAGTTTTGTACTTATTTTTAATATTGCATTGGCCCTAACAATTATTTTCCTTGAACGAAAGGATGCGCAATCGACATGGGCATGGCTAATGGTATTGCTGTTTATCCCAATAGCTGGCTTCTTTTTGTATTTAATATTTGGCA
Coding sequences within:
- a CDS encoding ABC-F family ATP-binding cassette domain-containing protein, whose amino-acid sequence is MITVTNVSLRYGDKKLFEDVNLKFTHGNCYGMIGANGAGKSTFLKVLSGEVEAQSGNVSLSPGERMAVLKQDHFAYEDYQVLDTVLMGHERLYKVKQEKDAIYMKADFSEEDGMRAAELEGEFAEMNGWEAESDAAVLLKGLGIDEPLHTMKMADLAGDQKVKVLLAQALFGNPDILLLDEPTNGLDIQAIQWLEEFLINFENTVIVVSHDRHFLNKVCTHIADVDYGKIQIYIGNYDFWYESSQLALQMAQEANKKKEEKINELQAFIARFSANASKSKQATSRKKLLDSITLDDIKPSSRKYPYIAFTPGREIGNDLLRVEGLTKTVGDQKVLDNVSFTINKDDKVAFVGKDDIAKTTLFKILMGEMEPDAGTYKWGVTTSQSYFPKDNSEYFENNDLPLVDWLRQYSPEDETETFLRGFLGRMLFSGEEALKKASVLSGGEKVRCMLSKMMLSHANVLLLDEPTNHLDLESITALNNGLIKFKGSILFTSHDHQFIQSIANRLIEITPNGIIDKEMSYDEYVQDQKLQKEIAAMY
- a CDS encoding YpmS family protein is translated as MTEHKTNKPQKNKWKRLFYSLLTINVVIIGLLALFIFWPVSETAVPDSKTQATQESSEFVVRTTKENLNELVNAYIDKLLNDSAHNYKISLEDDVHLIGELPAFSTTVPLSVHLEPIVQDNGNVILKQNSISIGLLELPNQTIMKYMKKYLPMPEWVTVNPKDEEIYVAVNEMDIKSNFHVSIERFDLGANDLAFKIKVPYETLGIELGKFY
- a CDS encoding SGNH/GDSL hydrolase family protein — translated: MQRKITIGFIILLLLGIAAFFIFTDPESPSNDTTNKPTSSNQEAPPEKNDEATVEQDEKEDPESKNVSGQLKTFVENTVKNTIDYFKNKETHFVAIGDSLTQGVGDTTGDGGYVGILNKSLNKKNQLVEFENYGKRGNRSDQLLKRLDKPEISSSINEADIIAITIGANDIMKVLKENFTNLSYKDFAQERDNYKQRLTKIFDKVTELNPDANIYLLGFYNPFAKYFPEIKELGTIVKEWNTTGKNVTKEYENVTFIPTIDLFANSDVDLFAEDNFHPNTHGYQLMAKRVLEYLIER
- a CDS encoding homoserine dehydrogenase codes for the protein MKTLSVAILGFGTVGSGVYETIQKQQHRLQQIVGNPVQVTTIVIEHPKKHVKIAQNIHVTTDINAVITDPNIDVVFEAIVGKEPAHTYLAQCIKAGKHVITANKEMFATHGMELKDLAAAHHVNIGFDATTAGGIPIIQTIQKLLNINRIHSVQAILNGTSNYILTEMRELGTSFPNALRQAQNAGYAEADPTNDIEGYDAFYKLMILCELIFNKQPAWKTVKRTGITDIKPEMHRSQARTKQRIKHVAEIKLVNNSIHAKIEPIAIPESHPLYAIEGVNNAIHIETDIVGPLTLAGPGAGSFPTASAMLEDFCQIWKQQKSSMKTNETVLAFP
- a CDS encoding PLP-dependent aspartate aminotransferase family protein, producing MANFHFHDQETVLLHGGQEPDPTTGSRAVPIYQTTSYVFRDTEHAQNLFALSEPGNIYTRIGNPTVDVFEQRLAQLEDGVAAVGVSSGMSAITLAILNLAGSGDEIVADSNLYGGTYNLFATTLPRYGITVKFVDGTNLEEIRNAITTKTKAVFGEIITNPSLNVLDVEAVAAIAHENDIPLIVDNTFATPYITRPITWGADIVVHSATKWIGGHGTTIGGIVVDGGRFNWDNEKFPGFTEPDESYHGIRYADIGPAAFATKLRVQLLRDIGACLSPQDAFLLLQGLETLHLRVERHNKNAEEVATYLQNNPAVEWINYPGLASHPSHQLAKKYLQNGFGSIITFGIKGGREAGRKLIDSISIWSHVANVGDAKSLIIHPASTTHQQLSPADLQKSGVTEELVRLSIGIERVHDILVDLDQAIAKATDHKALFSETNEDAVKWLLSSPFARDAGNIRKKVIAVIGNETNNPYENATKLKQLGYQIVPISNQEQTNSQEKYTKLSDVPFDIDAVWLAEGTLPSGTIEQFINKQGKILWVENPAVSDQTVENAKAAGIKVITKLNPYDEFVRLRANATVQETVEV
- a CDS encoding type II toxin-antitoxin system RelE/ParE family toxin; amino-acid sequence: MRYKILRTDKAEEQLRDIIFYIADDSGDVDIALSYLNTIETAIHRLQEFPESGSVPRHSVLKKQGFRVVIAERHLVFYKINETDQTIIIYAIVDGRRDYRNLL
- a CDS encoding type II toxin-antitoxin system prevent-host-death family antitoxin; translation: MGEAIRPSADLRNHYNEISKQCKDSRNAVIITVKGRGDTAVLGLQDYYQMKSELELLRTLADAEDDVRNERVAPIQNSFDDLRASLLERKEDEV